In bacterium, a single window of DNA contains:
- the zwf gene encoding glucose-6-phosphate dehydrogenase, translated as MDAPGAGGAGAVSVRIGERAANGGPPMPRAEDPMTVVIFGASGDLAKRKLMPALYHLCEAGCLPERFAIVGMARTPMSDEVYRDAMAEVLGERTGRAVDRQHPLLQALHYHAGAGDDPAAMAALAARVEAIERERQLPGHRLFYLSVAPALFPRIVAGLASGGLLRPPSAPQWSRVIIEKPFGRDLASAIALTADIRRVLDESQIYRIDHYLGKETVQNILAFRFGNSIFEPLFNRRYVDSVQITVAETLGMEGGRGAYYDTAGVLRDMVQNHMMQLLCLLAMEPPAAIDGQAVRDEKVKVLRALLPMSPEEVAQATVRGQYGVGQCRGEIVPGYRQEKGVDPQSTTETFVALRTYVDNWRWAGVPFLLRSGKRLAAQVSEIAVRFKRPPMLLFSEMAQREGVAPPEPRSNYLVLRIQPNEGISLSFASKRPGMRMQLDDVTMDFLYDTTFDERSPEAYERLLLDALRGDAALFTRSDEVEYAWRFATSVLEGWAQMPRPSFPNYYPFSDGPEEASHLMPGTAHWRSLASAARSGGPC; from the coding sequence ATGGATGCTCCGGGAGCCGGCGGTGCCGGCGCGGTGTCGGTGCGGATCGGTGAGCGGGCGGCGAACGGCGGGCCGCCGATGCCGCGCGCCGAGGACCCGATGACCGTGGTGATCTTCGGCGCCTCGGGCGATCTCGCCAAGCGCAAGCTGATGCCGGCCCTCTACCACCTCTGCGAGGCGGGCTGCCTGCCGGAGCGCTTCGCGATCGTCGGCATGGCGCGCACGCCGATGTCCGACGAGGTCTACCGCGACGCGATGGCGGAGGTGCTGGGCGAGCGCACCGGCCGGGCGGTCGATCGCCAGCACCCGCTGCTGCAGGCGCTCCACTACCACGCCGGCGCCGGCGACGATCCGGCGGCGATGGCGGCGCTCGCGGCGCGGGTCGAGGCGATCGAGCGCGAACGCCAGTTGCCCGGCCACCGCCTCTTCTACCTGTCGGTGGCGCCGGCGCTGTTCCCGCGCATCGTCGCCGGCCTCGCCAGCGGCGGCCTGCTGCGCCCGCCGTCGGCGCCGCAGTGGTCGCGGGTGATCATCGAGAAGCCGTTCGGCCGCGACCTGGCGAGCGCCATCGCGCTCACCGCCGACATCCGTCGCGTCCTGGACGAGAGCCAGATCTACCGCATCGACCACTACCTCGGGAAAGAGACGGTGCAGAACATCCTCGCCTTCCGCTTCGGCAATTCGATCTTCGAGCCGCTGTTCAACCGCCGGTACGTGGACAGCGTGCAGATCACCGTCGCCGAGACGCTCGGCATGGAGGGCGGCCGCGGCGCCTACTACGACACCGCCGGCGTGTTGCGCGACATGGTGCAGAACCACATGATGCAGCTCCTCTGCCTGCTCGCCATGGAGCCGCCGGCGGCGATCGATGGCCAGGCGGTGCGCGACGAGAAGGTGAAGGTGCTGCGGGCGCTGCTGCCGATGTCGCCGGAGGAGGTGGCGCAGGCGACGGTGCGCGGCCAGTACGGCGTCGGCCAGTGCCGGGGCGAGATCGTCCCCGGCTACCGCCAGGAGAAGGGCGTCGATCCGCAGTCGACCACCGAGACCTTCGTCGCCCTGCGCACCTACGTGGACAACTGGCGCTGGGCCGGCGTGCCGTTCCTGCTGCGCTCGGGCAAACGCCTGGCGGCGCAGGTGTCGGAGATCGCGGTGCGCTTCAAGCGGCCGCCGATGCTGCTGTTCAGCGAGATGGCGCAGCGCGAGGGGGTGGCGCCGCCGGAGCCGCGGTCGAACTACCTGGTGCTGCGGATCCAGCCGAACGAGGGCATCAGCCTGTCCTTCGCCAGCAAGCGGCCGGGCATGCGCATGCAGCTCGACGACGTGACGATGGATTTCCTCTACGACACCACCTTCGACGAGCGGTCGCCCGAGGCCTACGAGCGGCTGCTGCTCGACGCCCTGCGCGGCGACGCGGCCCTGTTCACCCGCTCCGACGAGGTCGAGTACGCCTGGCGCTTCGCCACCTCGGTGCTCGAGGGCTGGGCGCAGATGCCGCGGCCGTCGTTTCCGAACTACTACCCGTTCAGCGACGGACCGGAGGAGGCGAGCCACCTCATGCCGGGCACGGCGCACTGGCGCAGCCTGGCGTCGGCGGCGCGCAGCGGCGGGCCCTGCTGA
- a CDS encoding MBL fold metallo-hydrolase, with translation MRRIGRWLLRSLIGLILFAAGGLWWAHRAIDAERAPLPAVADIAGARPVDDPPLRLSIINTASQPMARAGVLEADRDPDPGAPFVMSHPSFVLEWADGRILLIDTGMTAEQAIAFGKPIEMIRDAQPMQPHRSTAEALGIDAARVRGVIFTHPHTDHTGGIGALCARVDHDVAVFMTIAQAQRPNYTTRPGLAQIRDAACARPVGLDGGPLMPVPGFPGVSVIDAGGHTPGSQIVIAQVGSGDGQRRYVFVGDIVNNADGIEHDIPKPWVYRTFIIPESESRQQELRRFLKRLEDEAHAVPLVSHDQLSLERSGVESWQ, from the coding sequence GTGCGACGAATCGGACGGTGGCTGTTGCGATCGCTGATCGGTCTGATCCTGTTCGCGGCCGGCGGCCTGTGGTGGGCGCACCGGGCGATCGACGCGGAACGGGCGCCGCTGCCGGCGGTGGCCGACATCGCCGGCGCGCGCCCGGTCGACGATCCGCCGCTGCGCCTGTCGATCATCAATACCGCCAGCCAGCCGATGGCGCGCGCCGGGGTGCTCGAGGCCGACCGCGATCCCGATCCCGGCGCGCCCTTCGTCATGAGCCATCCGTCGTTCGTCCTCGAATGGGCGGACGGCCGCATCCTGCTCATCGACACCGGCATGACCGCCGAGCAGGCGATCGCCTTCGGCAAGCCGATCGAGATGATCCGCGATGCGCAGCCGATGCAGCCCCACCGCTCGACGGCCGAGGCGCTCGGCATCGACGCGGCGCGCGTCCGCGGCGTCATCTTCACCCACCCGCACACCGATCACACCGGCGGCATCGGCGCGCTCTGCGCGCGCGTCGACCACGACGTCGCCGTGTTCATGACCATCGCCCAGGCGCAGCGCCCCAACTACACCACCCGCCCCGGGCTGGCGCAGATCCGCGACGCCGCCTGCGCGCGGCCGGTGGGTCTCGACGGCGGGCCGTTGATGCCGGTGCCCGGGTTCCCCGGCGTCTCGGTCATCGACGCCGGCGGGCACACGCCCGGCAGCCAGATCGTCATCGCCCAGGTGGGCAGCGGCGACGGACAGCGGCGCTACGTGTTCGTCGGCGACATCGTCAACAACGCGGACGGCATCGAACACGACATTCCCAAGCCCTGGGTCTACCGCACCTTCATCATCCCCGAGTCGGAATCCCGCCAGCAGGAGCTGCGCCGCTTCCTCAAGCGGCTCGAGGACGAGGCGCACGCCGTCCCGCTGGTGTCGCACGATCAACTGTCGCTCGAGCGCAGCGGCGTCGAGAGCTGGCAGTGA
- a CDS encoding BrnT family toxin, giving the protein MAQVVFDWDQWNVQKNEAKHGVSRLEAESAFYDPHVRLFEDRQHSSVREARYILYGRSLEARVLMVGFTHRGGRVRVITARPASRRERTIYETKA; this is encoded by the coding sequence ATGGCGCAGGTCGTCTTCGACTGGGATCAGTGGAACGTCCAGAAGAACGAGGCGAAGCACGGCGTGTCCCGCCTCGAGGCGGAGAGCGCCTTCTACGATCCCCACGTTCGCCTGTTCGAAGACCGGCAGCACTCCAGCGTGCGCGAGGCGCGCTACATCCTGTACGGACGAAGCCTCGAAGCTCGAGTGCTGATGGTCGGCTTCACCCACAGGGGCGGCCGGGTCCGCGTGATCACGGCGCGCCCCGCCTCGCGAAGGGAGAGAACGATCTATGAAACGAAAGCCTAG
- a CDS encoding glucokinase — translation MARWVLAGDVGGTKTNLAIYGVAASGALTLGREASLPSRGAASLEALIGQFLAAGGEAVAAAAFGIAGPVLGGVVDVTNLPWHVEAPALARRIGCPAVRLLNDLETTAYGALHLDDASLLVLSAGSPFPGNRAVIAAGTGLGQGLLFWDGARYHPSASEGGHVDFGPRDAREDALAQFLRPRVGRVTWERVLSGPGLHNLFAFLVEGEGRRIEPAVQARLAAGDASAVIGELGVSGGCPVCVEAVELFVSLYGSQAGNLALSALAVGGVYVGGGIVTKLLPKITGGSFLRAFLDKAPHQALLRRMPLSVILTPKASLLGAAHVAAEML, via the coding sequence GTGGCGCGCTGGGTTCTCGCCGGCGACGTCGGCGGCACGAAGACCAATCTCGCCATCTACGGGGTCGCGGCGTCGGGGGCGTTGACGCTCGGGCGCGAGGCCTCGCTGCCGAGCCGCGGCGCGGCGAGCCTGGAGGCGCTGATCGGACAGTTTCTCGCCGCCGGCGGCGAGGCGGTCGCCGCGGCCGCCTTCGGCATCGCCGGGCCGGTGCTCGGCGGCGTCGTCGACGTCACCAACCTGCCGTGGCACGTCGAGGCGCCGGCGCTGGCGCGCCGCATCGGCTGTCCCGCGGTGCGCCTGCTCAACGATCTGGAGACCACCGCCTACGGCGCGCTGCACCTCGACGACGCGAGCCTGCTGGTGCTCAGCGCCGGTTCGCCGTTCCCCGGCAACCGCGCCGTCATCGCCGCCGGCACCGGGCTGGGGCAGGGGCTGCTGTTCTGGGACGGCGCCCGTTACCACCCGTCGGCGAGCGAGGGGGGGCACGTCGACTTCGGGCCGCGCGACGCGCGCGAGGACGCGCTGGCGCAGTTCCTGCGGCCGCGGGTCGGGCGCGTCACCTGGGAGCGCGTGCTCTCCGGCCCCGGTCTGCACAACCTCTTCGCGTTTCTCGTCGAGGGCGAGGGGCGCCGCATCGAGCCCGCGGTGCAGGCGCGGCTCGCCGCCGGGGATGCGAGCGCGGTCATCGGCGAGCTCGGCGTGTCCGGCGGGTGCCCGGTGTGCGTCGAGGCGGTGGAGCTGTTCGTGTCGCTCTACGGATCGCAGGCCGGCAATCTGGCGCTCAGCGCGCTGGCGGTGGGCGGGGTCTACGTCGGCGGCGGCATCGTCACCAAGCTGCTGCCGAAGATCACCGGCGGCAGCTTCCTGCGCGCCTTCCTCGACAAGGCGCCGCACCAGGCGCTGCTGCGACGCATGCCGCTGTCGGTGATCCTGACGCCGAAGGCGTCGCTGCTCGGCGCCGCCCACGTCGCCGCGGAGATGCTGTGA
- a CDS encoding TolC family protein has protein sequence MATLETRTLGRSKARAAAALLGALLAGCGVWQAPPDVRRAWAPEALAPPRAHESWQPSEPAAAPRPAPDASREALQAPPDPAEVYDLPALIDLALRNNPDTRAAWESARQAAAAYGRSLAPYYPTLRAEAGARPVKRNLEAVPDAPLTVHLHAFEPEIALTYTLLDFGRTAQSAERARQQLLAANFRFNRRLQDVVFATQRAFYRLDAAKGLETAADRNLDLARTVLAASEQRLAVGLATKPEVLLARQLDAQARYDVENAVVGVKNGEADLALALGVRADRPLRIEPLAAQAPETLAEAVESVIADALRDRPDLAARAAELRAAEAQVAKARADFLPTIGFRGAYGQQIWNYQAAAMSNLRANEPTYDTLFTLDWPLFTGFERANALREAEHATAAARAELAASELDAVAGVWRSYHDYRAAVRKVEFAAALLAASEDAYASTFATYKVGLSDIVELLTAARDLAAARYTVVLSRAEMLTTAAAVAYAAGAVKP, from the coding sequence ATGGCGACTCTAGAGACACGAACGCTCGGGCGGAGTAAAGCCCGCGCCGCGGCGGCGCTGCTCGGCGCGCTGCTCGCCGGCTGTGGGGTCTGGCAGGCGCCGCCCGACGTGCGCCGCGCCTGGGCGCCGGAGGCGCTGGCGCCGCCGCGGGCGCACGAGAGCTGGCAGCCGAGCGAGCCGGCGGCGGCGCCGCGGCCGGCGCCGGACGCCTCACGGGAGGCGCTGCAGGCGCCGCCCGACCCGGCCGAGGTCTACGACCTGCCGGCGCTGATCGACCTCGCGCTGCGCAACAACCCCGACACCCGCGCCGCCTGGGAGTCGGCGCGCCAGGCCGCCGCCGCCTACGGCCGATCGCTGGCGCCGTACTACCCGACGCTGCGCGCCGAGGCCGGCGCCCGGCCGGTGAAGCGCAATCTCGAGGCGGTGCCGGACGCGCCGCTGACCGTGCACCTGCACGCCTTCGAACCCGAGATCGCCCTGACCTACACGCTGCTCGACTTCGGTCGCACGGCGCAGTCGGCGGAGCGCGCCCGCCAGCAACTGTTGGCGGCCAACTTCCGCTTCAACCGGCGGCTGCAGGACGTGGTGTTCGCGACGCAGCGCGCGTTCTACCGGCTCGACGCGGCGAAGGGCCTGGAGACGGCAGCCGACCGCAACCTGGATCTGGCGCGGACGGTGCTGGCAGCGTCCGAGCAGCGTCTGGCGGTCGGGCTTGCCACCAAGCCCGAGGTCCTGCTGGCGCGCCAGCTCGACGCCCAGGCCCGCTACGACGTCGAGAACGCGGTGGTCGGGGTGAAGAACGGCGAGGCCGACCTGGCGCTGGCGCTCGGCGTCCGCGCCGATCGGCCGCTGCGCATCGAACCGCTGGCGGCGCAGGCGCCGGAGACGCTCGCCGAGGCCGTCGAATCGGTCATCGCCGACGCCCTGCGCGACCGCCCCGACCTGGCGGCGCGCGCCGCCGAGCTGCGCGCCGCCGAGGCCCAGGTGGCGAAGGCGCGCGCCGACTTCCTGCCGACGATCGGCTTCCGCGGCGCCTACGGCCAGCAGATCTGGAACTACCAGGCCGCCGCCATGTCGAACCTGCGCGCCAACGAGCCCACCTACGACACCCTGTTCACCCTCGACTGGCCGCTGTTCACCGGCTTCGAGCGCGCCAACGCGCTGCGCGAAGCCGAGCACGCCACCGCCGCGGCGCGCGCCGAGCTGGCGGCGAGCGAGCTCGATGCGGTGGCCGGCGTCTGGCGCAGCTATCACGACTATCGCGCCGCGGTGCGCAAGGTGGAGTTCGCGGCGGCGTTGCTCGCCGCCTCGGAGGACGCCTATGCGAGCACCTTCGCGACCTACAAGGTCGGCCTCAGCGACATCGTCGAGCTGCTCACCGCCGCCCGCGATCTCGCCGCCGCCCGCTACACCGTCGTGCTGTCGCGGGCCGAGATGCTCACCACCGCCGCCGCCGTCGCCTACGCCGCCGGCGCCGTGAAACCGTGA
- a CDS encoding superoxide dismutase produces the protein MTYTLPDLPYDYAALEPHYAARVLELHHDTHHAAYVKGANATLETLAEARAREDFAAINQLQKNLAFHLSGHVLHSLMWKNLSPRGGGRPEGELAAAIHEAFGSFEAMQQQASEAAKNIQGSGWSTLAWEPVGRCLVVEQVHDHQGNIGNGTVPLLVLDMWEHAYYLQYQAAKGDWVRAFWKLVDWPDVSQRFAKARALDLGL, from the coding sequence ATGACCTACACGCTGCCGGACCTGCCGTACGACTACGCGGCGCTCGAGCCGCACTACGCCGCCAGGGTGCTCGAGCTGCACCACGACACGCACCACGCGGCCTACGTGAAGGGCGCCAACGCGACCCTGGAGACACTGGCGGAGGCGCGCGCCCGCGAGGATTTCGCCGCCATCAATCAGTTGCAGAAGAACCTGGCCTTCCACCTCTCCGGCCACGTGCTGCACTCGCTGATGTGGAAGAACCTCTCGCCGCGCGGCGGCGGCCGCCCCGAGGGCGAGCTGGCGGCGGCGATCCACGAGGCCTTCGGCTCCTTCGAGGCCATGCAGCAGCAGGCGAGCGAAGCGGCGAAGAACATCCAGGGCTCGGGCTGGAGCACCCTCGCCTGGGAGCCGGTGGGCCGGTGCCTGGTCGTCGAGCAGGTGCACGACCACCAGGGCAACATCGGCAACGGCACCGTGCCGCTGCTGGTGCTCGACATGTGGGAGCACGCCTACTACCTGCAGTACCAGGCCGCGAAGGGGGACTGGGTGCGCGCCTTCTGGAAGCTCGTCGACTGGCCGGACGTGAGCCAGCGGTTCGCCAAGGCGCGCGCGCTCGACCTCGGCCTCTGA
- a CDS encoding VOC family protein, producing the protein MSAAPGLSALDHVVVAVRDLPAAARAYGALYGRASSWQGVHPGWGTANVLFRLANTYVELIAPAGEGPLAAALRGHLEVHGEGPYALAFATADAAACAAALRAAGIAAGDPTPGSGRDTASGAERRWRTVVLPPADTRGVPLLIIQHDAPSAALPPAAIAGDPRAAVDGIDHVVVMTADAEAAIALYRDRLGLRLAFDRTFEPRGVRLLFFRLAGITVELAAPLGAAAAPDRFWGISYRVADIDAARARLLAAGFDVSEARPGHKPGTRVCTVRRETHGVATLLIAAAP; encoded by the coding sequence GTGAGCGCGGCGCCGGGGCTCAGCGCCCTCGACCACGTGGTCGTCGCCGTCCGCGATCTCCCCGCCGCGGCGCGCGCCTACGGCGCGCTCTACGGCCGCGCCTCCTCGTGGCAGGGCGTGCACCCGGGGTGGGGGACCGCGAACGTCCTCTTCCGCCTCGCCAACACCTACGTCGAGCTGATCGCGCCCGCCGGCGAGGGGCCGCTCGCCGCGGCGCTGCGCGGCCACCTCGAGGTCCACGGCGAGGGGCCGTACGCCCTCGCGTTCGCCACCGCCGACGCGGCGGCCTGCGCCGCCGCGCTGCGCGCCGCCGGCATCGCGGCCGGCGACCCGACGCCGGGCAGCGGGCGCGATACGGCGAGCGGCGCCGAACGGCGCTGGCGCACCGTCGTCCTGCCGCCCGCCGACACGCGCGGCGTGCCGCTCCTGATCATCCAGCACGACGCGCCGTCCGCGGCGCTGCCGCCGGCGGCGATCGCCGGCGATCCGCGGGCGGCGGTCGACGGCATCGACCACGTCGTGGTGATGACCGCCGATGCCGAGGCGGCGATCGCGCTCTACCGCGATCGCCTCGGCCTGCGCCTGGCGTTCGACCGCACCTTCGAGCCGCGCGGGGTGCGGCTCCTCTTCTTCCGCCTCGCCGGCATCACCGTGGAGCTGGCGGCGCCGCTGGGCGCCGCGGCCGCGCCGGATCGCTTCTGGGGCATCTCCTACCGCGTTGCCGACATCGACGCCGCGCGCGCCCGCCTGCTCGCCGCCGGCTTCGACGTCTCCGAGGCGCGCCCCGGCCACAAACCGGGGACGCGCGTCTGCACCGTCCGCCGCGAGACCCACGGCGTCGCCACGCTCCTCATCGCCGCCGCCCCCTGA
- a CDS encoding biotin/lipoyl-binding protein, with product MGAVVYRLLYDEPRTDDAYVRANTIGIAPHVGGPIVALPIVDNQRVQAGDLLFVVDPRPYEAVLDQARAQLALTDLEIRGYQQAVDAAAATVAAREAEAQYADDYLRRVEPLLASQFVTRDQVEDARSKARAARAAVAAARAELRRQQDLLGQLGDVNARRQAAQAAVDDAALNVGYCSVRAPFDGYVTNLNIAVGQYANKGEEVFALVDDREWYVMANFRESFLTHIAPGMPAEVYLVSYPARRFRGRVQGIGWALYQRNGASVGVLPATEPTLNWVRLAQRFPVRIVLEERDPDRPFRMGQTAVVTVRGGR from the coding sequence ATGGGCGCGGTCGTCTACCGCCTCCTCTACGACGAGCCGCGCACCGACGACGCCTACGTCCGCGCCAACACCATCGGCATCGCGCCGCACGTCGGCGGGCCGATCGTCGCCCTGCCGATCGTCGACAACCAGCGGGTGCAGGCCGGGGATCTGCTCTTCGTCGTCGACCCGCGCCCCTACGAGGCGGTGCTCGACCAGGCCCGCGCCCAGCTCGCGCTCACCGATCTCGAGATCCGCGGCTATCAGCAGGCGGTCGACGCCGCCGCCGCCACGGTGGCGGCGCGCGAGGCGGAGGCGCAGTACGCCGACGACTACCTGCGCCGCGTCGAGCCGCTGCTCGCCAGCCAGTTCGTCACCCGCGACCAGGTCGAGGATGCGCGCAGCAAGGCGCGGGCGGCGCGCGCCGCCGTCGCCGCCGCGCGCGCCGAGCTGCGCCGGCAGCAGGACCTGCTCGGCCAGCTCGGCGACGTCAACGCGCGCCGCCAGGCGGCGCAGGCGGCGGTCGACGACGCGGCGCTCAACGTCGGCTACTGCTCGGTGCGGGCGCCGTTCGACGGCTACGTCACCAATCTGAACATCGCCGTCGGCCAGTACGCCAACAAGGGCGAGGAGGTGTTCGCGCTGGTGGACGACCGCGAGTGGTACGTGATGGCCAATTTCCGCGAGTCGTTCCTCACCCACATCGCGCCCGGCATGCCGGCCGAGGTCTACCTGGTGAGCTACCCGGCGCGCCGCTTCCGCGGCCGCGTGCAGGGCATCGGCTGGGCGCTCTACCAGCGCAACGGCGCCAGCGTCGGCGTCCTGCCGGCCACCGAGCCGACGTTGAACTGGGTGCGCCTCGCCCAGCGCTTCCCGGTGCGCATCGTGCTCGAGGAGCGCGATCCGGACCGCCCGTTCCGCATGGGCCAGACCGCGGTGGTGACGGTGCGCGGCGGGCGCTGA